A single region of the Candidatus Bathyarchaeota archaeon genome encodes:
- a CDS encoding cobalamin B12-binding domain-containing protein has translation MSTKRKIRIVVAKPGLDSHDRGAKVIARAFRDAGMEVIYTGLWQTPEQIVETALQEDVDVVALSILSGAHMTLFPKITKLMKQKGLNDILILGGGVIPDEDIPALKKIGIAEIFGPDTPTNTIIKFIKKHTQKT, from the coding sequence ATGAGCACAAAAAGAAAAATCAGAATCGTAGTCGCAAAACCAGGACTTGACAGCCACGACAGAGGAGCCAAAGTCATCGCAAGAGCGTTTAGAGACGCCGGCATGGAAGTCATCTATACCGGGCTATGGCAAACACCCGAACAAATCGTAGAAACTGCACTACAAGAAGACGTAGACGTAGTCGCCCTAAGCATACTATCAGGCGCACACATGACACTCTTCCCAAAAATAACCAAATTAATGAAACAAAAAGGACTAAACGACATCCTAATACTCGGAGGAGGCGTCATACCAGATGAAGACATCCCTGCATTAAAGAAAATCGGCATAGCCGAAATATTCGGACCAGACACCCCCACAAACACAATCATAAAATTCATCAAAAAACACACACAAAAAACATAG
- a CDS encoding MFS transporter, which produces MRLPIISRLKEEFSFIQGNYAILVLSWIIMDFAMEMPGTYYSLYVIDPALGGTETILGIIGFVSFLALALVQFPGGYLADRHGRKWLISTMTFGVALSYIFYALAPSWHSILVGAMVGGLCLIYQPALLAMVADSLPSEKRGMGFSIITLITRVATTPAPAVAAFMITFYEFVPGMRICYFILVALFLTAATLRSRLRETVGEGGSIDRREFVSSYPRAIREGVAVWRKVPRSMYYLFLSNILGTLGFAMGMLLFNVYAVDTYDAYGNLVHASVLHISTVDWAILGMFLFVTMIIFAIPVGKLVDKVGRKIPILLGLGLLAPSSLLFVYGDLAKLYICMPLFGLAQILLMVGFSALQADLVPKEQRGKIIGSSNFVNYIIMALGTLSGGFIYEHVSPQLPFLIPVVFVVPEILIILFLVHEPEKREE; this is translated from the coding sequence ATGCGATTGCCGATAATCTCTAGGTTGAAGGAAGAATTCTCTTTCATTCAAGGGAACTATGCCATTCTTGTGTTAAGCTGGATCATCATGGATTTTGCTATGGAAATGCCAGGCACATACTACTCTCTTTACGTTATCGATCCTGCGTTGGGGGGCACAGAGACAATCCTCGGGATCATAGGATTTGTTTCTTTCCTGGCCTTAGCTCTGGTTCAGTTTCCTGGGGGTTACTTGGCGGACAGACATGGAAGAAAATGGTTGATTTCAACTATGACTTTCGGAGTAGCGCTGTCATATATTTTTTATGCTTTAGCTCCCAGTTGGCATTCGATTTTGGTTGGAGCTATGGTTGGAGGTCTTTGCTTAATCTATCAGCCGGCTCTTTTGGCTATGGTCGCAGATTCGCTTCCGTCCGAGAAAAGGGGGATGGGTTTCTCGATTATCACTCTTATTACACGTGTTGCGACGACTCCTGCTCCTGCAGTAGCTGCTTTTATGATAACCTTTTACGAGTTTGTCCCTGGTATGAGAATATGTTATTTCATTCTGGTGGCTCTTTTCTTGACTGCAGCTACTTTGAGGTCACGATTGCGAGAAACTGTGGGTGAGGGTGGGAGTATAGATCGTCGAGAGTTCGTGAGCTCTTATCCTAGAGCTATAAGAGAGGGTGTGGCTGTTTGGAGGAAGGTGCCTCGTTCAATGTACTATCTTTTCTTATCCAATATCTTAGGAACACTCGGTTTTGCTATGGGTATGCTTCTTTTCAATGTCTATGCGGTGGACACTTATGATGCGTACGGGAACCTCGTGCACGCATCTGTGCTACATATTTCAACTGTTGACTGGGCGATATTAGGGATGTTCCTTTTTGTAACAATGATAATATTCGCCATTCCTGTTGGCAAACTTGTTGATAAAGTGGGAAGAAAGATTCCGATACTACTAGGGCTAGGGCTCCTTGCGCCTTCCAGTTTGCTCTTTGTCTATGGAGATTTGGCAAAGTTGTATATCTGTATGCCATTATTTGGTCTAGCACAAATACTACTGATGGTTGGATTTTCAGCACTGCAAGCTGACTTAGTTCCCAAAGAGCAGCGAGGAAAAATCATTGGGTCTTCAAACTTCGTTAACTACATCATAATGGCACTCGGTACGTTGTCTGGAGGTTTCATCTATGAACATGTCTCTCCTCAACTTCCGTTTCTCATTCCGGTAGTGTTTGTTGTTCCCGAGATCTTGATAATTCTGTTTCTAGTGCATGAACCCGAGAAAAGAGAAGAATAA
- a CDS encoding ParB/RepB/Spo0J family partition protein, with product MHMTRQRKHKFAEIPVDQIDVGPTQARSRKVEENTDELAQSIQALGLINPITVYKREDGRFELVTGQRRLIAVEKLNWPTISAKVLLYTPSEIEAKAISLTENIMRTDLTLADLKDSIVMLYHRCGANAKTIQKTLGIPYGIVLDTIKYEALPSELKTMVDKGVVGVEIAKKATNFSTINGEVDVKKAMLLAPELNRLLPAQIKKVKKIVKESPTASAEEMLEEAKATPATKRIYIEMLLSEYDALRNAAETKGVAENEFAYDAIMGRLKKEGFM from the coding sequence ATGCATATGACTCGACAAAGAAAACACAAGTTTGCAGAGATACCAGTAGACCAGATTGATGTGGGCCCGACACAAGCAAGGTCTCGTAAGGTTGAGGAAAACACTGATGAACTAGCCCAAAGCATCCAAGCCCTAGGTCTAATCAATCCCATAACGGTGTATAAAAGAGAGGATGGCAGGTTTGAGCTAGTCACGGGTCAACGTCGTCTGATAGCAGTTGAAAAACTGAATTGGCCCACCATCAGTGCAAAGGTGTTGCTCTACACACCCAGCGAAATAGAAGCAAAGGCAATTTCTCTAACCGAGAACATTATGCGAACTGATCTAACTCTAGCAGACCTAAAGGATTCCATTGTTATGCTGTACCACCGATGTGGTGCAAATGCCAAGACTATTCAGAAAACCTTGGGGATACCTTACGGCATAGTACTTGACACAATAAAGTACGAGGCTCTTCCTTCGGAATTAAAAACTATGGTTGACAAGGGAGTCGTGGGCGTAGAAATCGCCAAAAAGGCCACCAACTTCTCTACGATAAACGGCGAAGTTGATGTCAAGAAAGCTATGCTTTTGGCTCCCGAGCTGAATAGGTTGCTTCCTGCTCAGATCAAAAAGGTGAAGAAAATAGTAAAAGAAAGCCCAACCGCATCAGCTGAGGAAATGCTTGAGGAGGCGAAGGCCACTCCAGCGACAAAGAGAATATATATTGAAATGCTTCTCAGCGAGTACGACGCTCTTAGAAACGCTGCTGAAACAAAAGGGGTTGCTGAAAATGAATTTGCATATGACGCCATCATGGGAAGGCTGAAAAAAGAAGGTTTCATGTAG
- a CDS encoding ParB/RepB/Spo0J family partition protein, with product MSESFCIIPTDSLEYSGRNPRQEIKNLKELAASIEEYGILEPIIVKPVADRFEIIVGERRVKAAIIAGLREVPAIVRNLTDQQADEIRLVENIHREDLTDAEKGDAIYSLLESYPERYANIRAISEAIGVSYGTVQSWCAKSRRLSPFVQEFVAHKQLTERAAQLLLKYDHETQDKLGRAIVEFDIRGGRDGVERRFIQLYDENPVADLRELADKAKEIQIAQVPLEQLSLNARAEIEKIIEDRKERAQQARRKARQRAKQKAMRKVPQPSEKPKISRETESILIMEDKSLTRENPEIPRKVIEEKAAEIIQRLGEIEHPLQRERMMREIPRAMEGLVKRVDSAPERRELMADKLNRLRELEDEGIFLSTLWDIGKRAKYAGARDFYGNCPPQIVEQCLLRLTKEGDLVVDPMAGSGTAIDVCDVLGRKCVAYDIKPPAWRNDITQNDSRKMPLTDKSADMVFLHPPYWDMVYYTRADEKLRDLSRAETLEGYLNMLREVLLECYRVLRDGKYLCLLLGDRVKKGEYVPLCRKAANMAEDVGFSDKGYAVKFTQGAKSLEKKGRIIYAEVAYTQNLKIEHDLVMFFQKHHTTHQR from the coding sequence ATGAGCGAAAGTTTCTGTATTATACCCACGGATTCGCTGGAATACTCTGGTAGAAATCCACGACAAGAAATCAAGAATTTGAAGGAACTAGCTGCTAGCATCGAGGAATATGGCATTCTCGAACCGATAATTGTCAAACCAGTAGCAGACAGGTTCGAAATTATCGTGGGTGAACGACGTGTCAAGGCAGCAATTATAGCAGGGCTTAGAGAAGTCCCAGCCATTGTTAGAAATCTTACAGATCAACAGGCAGACGAAATACGACTCGTAGAGAACATACATAGAGAGGATTTGACTGATGCAGAGAAAGGTGACGCAATATACTCACTGCTCGAAAGCTATCCTGAGAGATATGCGAATATCAGAGCTATCTCAGAAGCTATAGGGGTGTCTTACGGAACAGTTCAGTCTTGGTGCGCAAAGAGTAGAAGGCTCAGTCCATTTGTCCAAGAATTTGTAGCACACAAACAATTGACTGAGCGTGCAGCGCAGCTCCTTCTGAAATATGATCATGAAACTCAAGATAAGCTGGGAAGAGCTATTGTGGAGTTTGACATTCGTGGTGGAAGAGATGGAGTCGAGCGTAGGTTCATTCAACTATATGATGAAAATCCTGTTGCTGATTTGCGGGAACTCGCCGATAAGGCAAAAGAAATCCAGATAGCCCAAGTTCCTCTCGAACAACTGTCTTTGAATGCTAGAGCTGAGATTGAAAAAATCATTGAGGATAGAAAAGAGAGAGCACAACAGGCAAGACGTAAGGCAAGACAAAGAGCAAAGCAAAAGGCGATGAGAAAAGTTCCGCAGCCTTCCGAGAAACCCAAAATATCGAGAGAGACAGAGTCAATCCTGATCATGGAAGATAAATCTCTCACTAGGGAAAATCCAGAGATTCCAAGAAAAGTCATTGAGGAAAAGGCTGCTGAAATTATCCAGAGATTAGGTGAAATAGAGCATCCTCTTCAACGAGAGAGAATGATGAGGGAGATCCCAAGAGCGATGGAAGGCCTTGTCAAAAGGGTTGACTCAGCACCAGAAAGGAGAGAATTAATGGCGGATAAGCTTAATCGTCTGCGCGAACTCGAAGACGAAGGCATTTTTCTTTCAACTCTTTGGGACATAGGCAAAAGAGCCAAATATGCGGGTGCCCGTGACTTTTATGGCAACTGCCCTCCACAAATCGTTGAGCAATGCCTACTTCGCCTAACTAAGGAGGGGGACCTTGTAGTGGATCCAATGGCTGGCTCAGGGACTGCAATAGATGTTTGCGACGTACTAGGCCGTAAATGCGTGGCGTACGATATTAAACCTCCAGCTTGGAGGAATGACATTACTCAAAATGATAGTCGGAAAATGCCGTTAACAGACAAAAGTGCCGATATGGTTTTCCTTCACCCACCTTATTGGGATATGGTATACTATACGAGAGCAGATGAGAAGTTGCGAGATCTTTCAAGAGCAGAAACGCTAGAGGGATACTTAAACATGCTTAGGGAGGTTCTGCTGGAATGTTATCGGGTACTGAGAGATGGAAAATACCTTTGCCTTTTGCTCGGTGACCGCGTAAAGAAGGGAGAATACGTGCCACTCTGTAGAAAAGCAGCTAATATGGCCGAGGATGTAGGCTTTTCAGACAAAGGATACGCTGTGAAATTTACACAGGGAGCAAAGAGTCTAGAGAAGAAGGGTAGAATAATCTACGCGGAAGTGGCCTATACTCAAAACCTGAAAATCGAGCACGATCTGGTTATGTTTTTCCAAAAGCACCATACAACACATCAGCGATGA
- a CDS encoding deoxyribonuclease IV, which yields MRDGVKVKLGLHLSIAGTIDRAVDRAVERGCDTLQMFSRNPRGWRSKELGFREVEGFRRKLKQSGVWPVFIHTSYLLNLASPKEDVYRKSVEALGDELRRAGELGVPYVVTHLGSHLGHGKKEGFKRIIASVNSSFSEVDNEVVLLLENTAGTRNSTGSSFEDIEYIASRIKDRERIGVCLDTAHAFAAGYDLVSRGAVEHTLRRFDETIGLKELKLVHLNDSKGGLGSRLDRHEHIGMGKIGERGFRNILKSPLGRLPLILETPVDERRSDVENLRVVRELAK from the coding sequence ATGCGTGATGGTGTGAAAGTGAAGTTGGGTTTGCATTTGTCAATTGCGGGCACGATTGATAGAGCTGTTGATAGAGCTGTGGAGCGGGGGTGTGATACATTGCAGATGTTCTCTCGTAATCCGCGTGGTTGGCGGTCCAAGGAGTTGGGTTTCAGGGAGGTTGAGGGTTTCAGAAGGAAGTTGAAGCAGAGTGGGGTATGGCCAGTTTTTATTCACACGTCTTATCTTTTGAATCTTGCTTCTCCGAAGGAGGATGTTTATCGTAAATCGGTTGAGGCTCTTGGAGATGAGTTGCGTAGAGCTGGGGAGTTGGGTGTTCCCTACGTTGTCACCCATCTTGGTAGCCACTTGGGTCATGGGAAGAAAGAGGGGTTCAAAAGAATCATTGCGTCAGTTAACAGCTCTTTTTCTGAGGTCGATAATGAGGTGGTTCTTCTTTTGGAGAATACTGCTGGAACGAGGAATAGCACGGGGTCTTCCTTTGAGGACATCGAGTATATCGCTTCAAGAATCAAGGATAGAGAACGAATTGGCGTGTGCTTGGATACAGCACATGCTTTCGCTGCAGGATACGACTTGGTTTCTCGAGGAGCTGTTGAACATACGTTGCGGAGATTCGATGAGACAATAGGTCTTAAAGAGCTTAAGCTTGTTCATCTCAATGATTCCAAGGGTGGTCTTGGTTCCAGACTTGATAGGCATGAACATATTGGGATGGGAAAAATTGGGGAGAGAGGTTTCAGAAATATCCTGAAGAGCCCGTTGGGACGACTACCCTTGATCTTGGAAACTCCTGTTGACGAAAGGAGGAGCGATGTTGAAAACCTGAGAGTTGTGAGAGAACTCGCCAAATGA
- the meaB gene encoding methylmalonyl Co-A mutase-associated GTPase MeaB produces MKQLVNGVLKGNRRSIAKTITLIENNPTEAQKAISKLYLHTGKAHIIGITGPTGSGKSTLIKRLVEELRRKRKRVGIIAVDPSSPFTGGAFLGDRIRMQKLSTDKEVFIRSMATRNSPGGLARATKDAVKVLDASGKDVVIVETVGAGQSEVDIIKIAHTVVVVLAPGLGDDIQAIKAGMMEIGDIFVVNKADRENADEAVIDIETMLNMSSEKEKWKPPVIKTTATKDEGTTELLNHINQHMKYLKKEPIDTQRRQKAETELVEAIKQKTTDSIIDELRRKGELEKLVEKILAKETDPYSAADTLLEERLKGFKTHR; encoded by the coding sequence ATCAAACAACTCGTCAACGGCGTACTCAAAGGCAACCGCAGATCCATAGCCAAAACCATCACCCTCATCGAAAACAACCCAACAGAAGCCCAAAAAGCCATATCAAAACTCTACCTACACACAGGCAAAGCACACATAATAGGCATAACCGGACCCACAGGCTCAGGAAAAAGCACACTAATAAAAAGACTGGTCGAAGAACTAAGAAGAAAACGAAAACGCGTAGGCATAATCGCAGTCGACCCAAGCAGCCCATTCACAGGCGGAGCATTCCTCGGAGACCGCATACGCATGCAAAAACTCAGCACCGACAAAGAAGTTTTCATTCGAAGCATGGCAACAAGAAACAGCCCCGGCGGACTAGCGAGGGCTACGAAAGATGCAGTTAAAGTGTTAGACGCTTCAGGCAAAGACGTAGTCATAGTTGAAACCGTTGGAGCCGGACAATCCGAAGTTGACATCATAAAAATCGCTCACACCGTAGTTGTTGTGCTGGCTCCAGGATTAGGCGATGACATACAAGCCATCAAAGCTGGCATGATGGAAATAGGAGACATCTTTGTGGTGAATAAAGCTGACCGCGAGAACGCAGATGAGGCTGTGATTGACATAGAAACAATGTTGAACATGAGTTCAGAGAAAGAAAAATGGAAGCCACCAGTCATCAAAACAACAGCCACCAAAGACGAAGGAACCACAGAACTTCTCAACCACATAAACCAACACATGAAATACCTGAAAAAAGAGCCCATTGACACACAGCGAAGACAAAAGGCTGAAACAGAACTTGTTGAAGCAATCAAACAGAAGACAACTGATTCTATCATAGACGAGTTGAGGCGCAAGGGCGAATTAGAAAAACTCGTTGAAAAAATCTTGGCAAAGGAAACAGATCCATATTCAGCTGCAGATACATTACTTGAAGAGAGGCTGAAAGGATTCAAAACACACCGGTAA
- the cobO gene encoding cob(I)yrinic acid a,c-diamide adenosyltransferase, whose protein sequence is MTKQRLEKGLTQVYTGNGKGKTSAALGLALRAIGWGFKVHMIQFIKGGDFKHGELHIIEQLPDFKLKAFGRGRYITEDPPLEEDIKLAEKALKFARKIINSGEYDIVILDEINVALHLKLIKTNEVVELIENKPKHIELVLTGRYAPSEIIEVADLVTEMREVKHPYTQGALGRKGIEY, encoded by the coding sequence ATGACGAAACAACGATTAGAAAAAGGACTAACTCAGGTCTACACAGGAAATGGAAAAGGCAAGACATCAGCCGCTCTCGGACTAGCATTACGCGCCATAGGATGGGGTTTCAAAGTTCATATGATCCAGTTCATCAAAGGCGGCGACTTCAAACATGGTGAACTCCACATTATCGAGCAACTCCCAGACTTCAAACTGAAGGCTTTCGGCCGAGGCAGATACATTACGGAGGACCCTCCCCTCGAAGAGGATATCAAATTAGCCGAAAAAGCCCTAAAGTTTGCCAGAAAAATCATTAACAGCGGTGAATACGACATCGTCATTCTGGATGAAATCAACGTAGCTCTACACTTAAAATTGATAAAAACCAATGAAGTGGTTGAACTAATTGAAAACAAGCCAAAACACATTGAATTGGTTCTAACTGGTCGCTATGCTCCTTCCGAAATAATTGAGGTAGCTGACCTAGTCACCGAGATGAGGGAAGTCAAGCATCCTTATACTCAAGGCGCACTCGGCAGAAAAGGAATCGAATACTAG
- a CDS encoding methylmalonyl-CoA mutase, producing the protein MFDEHKLSEIQKKKKNWKEKTVPEWISRHPERKNDFHTSSNIHIKRLYTPEDIKNIDYTRDLGFPGEPPFTRGLHATMYRGRLWTMRQFSGYGTAQQTNKRFKYLLKEGETGLSIAFDYPTILGLDADHPLSLGEVGKCGVAVSSLQDMEVLFDGIPLNKVTTSMTINGPATMLLAMYIAIGDMQGVPREQLGGTTQNDNLKEFHAQKLCIFPPKPSVKLVTDITEYCAKHLPKWNPISISGYHIREAGSNAVQELAFTLADGIAYVESALERGLKVDQFAPRLSFFFAAHNNFLEEIAKFRAARRLWAKIMKQRFKATKPRSQWMRMHIQTSGCTLTATQPINNVIRVAFQSLAAVLGGTQSLHTNSFDEALALPSEEAVRVALRTQQIIAHETGVTDTIDPLAGSYCIETLTNKMEEHAMEYIDKIDSMGGVIAGIENGFFQKEIADSAYKYQREIENKERTLVGVNEYTVERDWIPIKLLRIKQQAEKEQVDGLERLKKKRNNKKAKQMLDKLHKAAEHDENLMPTIIEAVKAYATIGEICDVLRNIYGEYKEQIII; encoded by the coding sequence GTGTTTGACGAACACAAACTCAGCGAAATCCAGAAAAAAAAGAAAAACTGGAAAGAAAAAACAGTTCCAGAATGGATAAGCAGACACCCTGAAAGAAAAAACGATTTTCACACTTCATCAAACATACACATCAAAAGATTATACACACCAGAAGACATCAAAAACATCGACTACACACGAGACCTAGGCTTCCCAGGAGAACCCCCATTCACAAGAGGCTTACACGCAACCATGTACCGAGGACGCCTATGGACCATGAGACAATTCTCAGGATACGGAACAGCCCAACAAACAAACAAACGATTCAAATACCTGCTAAAAGAAGGCGAAACCGGACTAAGCATCGCATTCGACTACCCAACCATACTAGGCCTAGACGCAGACCACCCATTGTCACTGGGCGAAGTAGGCAAATGCGGAGTAGCAGTTTCTTCTCTACAAGACATGGAAGTCCTGTTTGACGGAATACCACTAAACAAGGTAACCACATCCATGACCATCAACGGACCAGCAACCATGCTACTAGCAATGTACATCGCAATAGGAGACATGCAAGGAGTGCCCAGAGAACAGCTGGGCGGAACAACCCAAAACGACAACCTAAAAGAATTCCACGCACAAAAACTATGCATATTTCCACCAAAACCCTCAGTCAAACTCGTCACAGACATCACAGAATACTGTGCTAAACATTTGCCTAAATGGAACCCCATAAGCATCAGCGGATACCACATCCGAGAAGCAGGCTCAAACGCAGTGCAAGAACTCGCATTTACACTAGCAGACGGAATCGCTTATGTAGAATCCGCACTTGAACGCGGATTAAAAGTAGACCAATTCGCACCCAGACTATCATTCTTCTTCGCAGCCCACAACAACTTCCTAGAAGAAATAGCCAAATTCAGAGCAGCACGAAGACTATGGGCTAAGATCATGAAACAACGATTCAAAGCCACAAAACCACGATCACAATGGATGAGAATGCACATCCAAACATCAGGATGCACACTAACAGCAACGCAACCTATCAACAATGTCATACGAGTCGCATTTCAATCCTTAGCAGCAGTACTAGGAGGCACACAATCACTACACACAAACTCATTCGACGAAGCACTAGCCCTACCATCTGAAGAGGCAGTCAGAGTAGCACTACGAACTCAACAAATAATCGCCCACGAAACCGGAGTAACAGACACCATAGACCCACTCGCAGGATCATACTGCATAGAAACCCTAACAAACAAAATGGAAGAACACGCAATGGAATACATCGACAAAATAGATTCAATGGGCGGCGTAATCGCTGGAATAGAAAATGGATTCTTCCAAAAAGAAATTGCAGACAGCGCCTACAAATACCAAAGGGAAATAGAGAACAAAGAAAGAACCCTAGTCGGAGTCAACGAATACACGGTAGAGCGAGACTGGATACCCATAAAACTGTTGAGAATAAAGCAGCAAGCAGAAAAAGAACAAGTAGACGGACTAGAAAGGCTGAAAAAGAAACGAAACAACAAAAAAGCAAAACAGATGCTTGACAAACTCCACAAAGCCGCTGAACATGACGAAAACCTGATGCCCACAATAATAGAAGCCGTAAAAGCATATGCTACGATTGGAGAAATCTGCGACGTACTCAGAAACATCTACGGAGAATATAAAGAACAAATCATAATTTAG
- a CDS encoding ParB/RepB/Spo0J family partition protein, with protein sequence MKVDINSIKPSPYQPRLIFDVDELKQEIERDGLLTELVVRKQGKAYELIDGERRLRALKKLGWKTAPVRVVQLKQGIIRRSVYKLNKIRENYTVEEEAKYFKKLTDENMTPWEISKELNVDFHWVLAHLNIFKFPDSIQKALWAGKISVSHMVALENVIGRSIKEARVVINEIINRKLTLRETKKIILKQKEKVEEMRIDAAKKVLTKVAPKVVKLETAKDFEEAAKTLKKMARKKQEKALTPKEKAAAEVMNKQKLEKKKLMEKERKRLERLRIREEAKKMAQRFKEEERRRIKEEAKKEMKINITEVQKEMRSLTGKIKKLEKAKTSFLKEKAFFLEALNFDCPHCRNPCVVYRKGDRYLVKRSATVSIVPEKPVVPSTPNTLPLKRSN encoded by the coding sequence ATGAAAGTTGACATAAATTCAATCAAACCGAGTCCCTATCAACCGAGGTTAATCTTTGATGTAGATGAGCTAAAGCAAGAGATAGAAAGAGATGGGCTTCTTACTGAACTGGTCGTCCGCAAACAAGGCAAAGCTTACGAATTAATTGATGGTGAGAGAAGATTGAGAGCCCTCAAAAAACTCGGTTGGAAGACTGCGCCTGTCCGAGTTGTCCAACTAAAACAAGGGATTATCAGACGTTCGGTGTACAAACTAAACAAGATCCGAGAGAATTACACTGTTGAGGAGGAGGCGAAGTATTTCAAGAAACTTACAGATGAAAACATGACACCTTGGGAGATAAGCAAAGAGCTCAACGTTGATTTCCATTGGGTCTTAGCACACCTCAACATATTCAAGTTTCCTGATAGCATCCAGAAAGCATTGTGGGCCGGGAAGATCAGCGTTTCACACATGGTTGCTCTAGAAAACGTCATAGGTAGGAGTATCAAAGAAGCCCGCGTCGTCATTAATGAGATTATCAATAGGAAATTAACCTTGAGGGAAACTAAGAAAATTATCCTTAAGCAGAAAGAAAAAGTTGAGGAAATGCGTATAGATGCAGCCAAGAAGGTTTTGACCAAGGTTGCTCCAAAGGTTGTCAAACTTGAAACTGCAAAAGACTTTGAAGAAGCAGCTAAAACACTGAAGAAGATGGCAAGAAAGAAGCAAGAGAAAGCCCTAACTCCGAAGGAGAAGGCTGCTGCAGAGGTTATGAACAAGCAAAAGCTGGAGAAAAAGAAGCTCATGGAGAAGGAGAGGAAGAGACTTGAAAGGCTCCGGATAAGAGAAGAAGCCAAGAAAATGGCTCAGCGATTCAAAGAAGAGGAAAGACGTCGTATTAAAGAGGAAGCAAAAAAGGAGATGAAGATAAACATCACTGAAGTCCAAAAAGAAATGAGAAGCCTAACGGGAAAGATCAAGAAATTGGAGAAGGCGAAGACTAGTTTCCTTAAAGAGAAAGCGTTTTTCTTAGAAGCATTGAACTTTGACTGCCCTCACTGCCGAAATCCATGCGTTGTATACAGGAAGGGGGACCGCTACTTGGTGAAAAGGAGCGCAACAGTTTCTATTGTCCCTGAAAAACCAGTTGTGCCATCTACACCCAATACACTACCTTTGAAGCGATCGAACTAG